One genomic segment of Suricata suricatta isolate VVHF042 chromosome 16, meerkat_22Aug2017_6uvM2_HiC, whole genome shotgun sequence includes these proteins:
- the WDR59 gene encoding GATOR complex protein WDR59 isoform X4: MAARWSSENVVVEFRDSQATAMSVDCPGQHAVLSGRRFLYIVNLDAPFEGHRKISRQSKWDIGAVQWNPHDSFAHYFAASSNQRVDLYKWKDGSGEVGTTLQGHTRVISDLDWAVFEPDFLVTSSVDTYIYIWDIKDTRKPTIALSAVAGASQVKWNKKNAHCLATSHDGDVRIWDKRKPSTAVEYLAAHLSKIHGLDWHPDIEHILATSSQDNSVKFWDYRQPRKYLSILPCQVPVWKARYTPFSNGLVTVMVPQLRRENSLLLWNVFDLNTPVHTFVGHDDVVLEFQWRKQKEGSKDYQLVTWSRDQTLRMWRVDSQMQRLCANDILDGVDEFIEGISLLPEPEKTLHTQDTDHQHSSGHGEEEVLKEDPPSSILEETKSDQLGLPQTLQQEFSLINVQIRNVNVEMDAADRSCTVSVHCSGHRVKMLVKFPAQYPNNAAPSFQFINPTTITSTMKAKLLKVGVCVHKFSLCDPERHFAAKSEAQPELFGALPAPACLLPRVFCESRRQHFQQPLCTPKLRHSALTNVCPGDHCLWVIPGCQHSLP; this comes from the exons GCGACCGCCATGTCTGTGGACTGTCCGGGGCAGCATGCTGTGCTCTCCGG CCGCCGATTCTTATACATCGTTAATCTAGATGCCCCTTTCGAAGGTCACCGAAAGATCTCTCGCCAGAGCAAGTGGGACATTGGAGCTGTGCAGTGGAATCCTCACGACAGCTTCGCACACTATTTTGCAGCTTCG agTAACCAACGAGTTGACCTTTATAAGTGGAAAGATGGCAGCGGGGAAGTTGGCACAACCTTACAAGGCCACACTCGTGTAATCAG CGACTTGGACTGGGCAGTGTTTGAGCCAGATTTCCTGGTCACCAGCTCTGTGGACACCTACATCTACATTTGGGATATCAA AGACACGAGGAAGCCTACCATTGCGCTATCTGCTGTAG CGGGAGCCTCACAGGTcaagtggaataaaaaaaatgctcattGCCTCGCCACCAGTCATGATGGGGATGTGCGGATATGGGACAAGCGG AAACCCAGCACCGCGGTGGAGTACCTGGCAGCCCACCTCTCCAAGATCCACGGCCTGGACTGGCACCCTGACATCGAGCACATTCTCGCTACCTCCAGCCAGGACAACTCTGTCAAG TTCTGGGATTACCGCCAGCCTCGGAAATACCTCAGTATTCTCCCTTGCCAGGTGCCTGTCTGGAAGGCCAGATACACG CCTTTCAGCAATGGGTTGGTGACTGTGATGGTTCCGCAGCTGCGCAGGGAGAACAGTCTTCTCCTGTGGAACGTCTTCGACTTAAACACCCCAGTGCACACCTTTGTGGGGCACGATGACGTGGTGCTGGAGTTCCagtggagaaaacagaaggagG GGTCCAAGGACTACCAGCTGGTCACGTGGTCGCGGGATCAGACCTTGAGAATGTGGCGGGTAGATTCCCAGATGCAGCGG CtttgtgcaaatgacatattagatggCGTTGATGAGTTCATTGAGGGCATTTCTCTTCTGCCGGAACCAGAGAAGACCCTTCACACTCAGGACACAGACCACCAGCACAGCTCAGGCCACGGGGAGGAGGAAG tCTTAAAGGAAGACCCCCCGAGCAGTATCCTGGAAGAGACGAAATCAGATCAGCTGGGTCTGCCTCAGACTCTGCAGCAGGAGTTCTCCCTGATCAACGTGCAGATCCGGAACGTCAACGTGGAG ATGGACGCGGCGGACAGGAGCTGCACGGTCTCCGTGCACTGCAGCGGCCACCGCGTCAAGATGCTGGTCAAGTTCCCCGCGCAGTACCCCAACAATGCCGCCCCCTCCTTCCAGTTTATCAACCCCACCACCATCACGTCCACGATGAAAGCCAAGCTGCTGAAGGTGGGGGTCTGTGTTCACAAATTCTCCTTGTGTG ATCCTGAAAGACACTTCGCTGCAAAAAGTGAAGCGCAACCAGAGTTGTTTGGAGCCCTGCCTGCGCCAGCTTGTCTCCTGCCTCGAGTCTTTTGTG aatcAAGAAGACAGCACTTCCAGCAACCCCTTTGCACTCCCAAACTCCGTCACTCCG